TCAACTCCTACAGGTACCAATCTCATTATTCCCATGTTTATCCTTTCTCTATTACTCTGTGCACAAATGAGCAGGCACgtgtattttctgtctcctttttttcttacatgAAAGATAACATACTATAGATGTTCTTTGTGCTTTTGTTCTCCTGACAATATTACAGTTGTTTAATTGATGTGCTTAGATGAGAACACCAAGAGCATGAACgtaaatgtagaagaaaagagACCAGAGAAGAGACTTGGAGCTCCCCAACATTAAGAGATCAGGAATGAGAGGAGAAATCAACATAGAACACTGAAGGAATGACCAgtcagataaaaagaaaagctggaagcacAGTGAAGAAAGAGCGTCAAGGACAACAAAGTGACCAAGTGTGTCaacgctgctgctgctgcctcaAGAAAGGTTGGAACTGAGACTTGGCCACTGCAAGGACAGCATGGGCATCACCAGTGACCTTGGCAAGAGTAGTTCTCATATATTCATGGGAGCAGTTGTTACACTAGAGTGAAATTAGAGGATGCTGGGAAACGGCACTGGAAGAGATTCTGTCTCTATCAACCCATGAGGGGAGTAGTTGTGcaagacagagagggaaacacaTAATCCACATTGGAAAATATTGGCATGGGCTAGACACAAACTCCCTCCTTCCAAAAAAAGCAGTAGGGGAAAGTACACTTGAAAGGCAGAAGCTGACAATTGCATTGCACAGGTCATTTCAAGAAAAGAACTCCAGAGGACTCCGATAAATTCTTGTGTTTCTAGTTTATTcgacagaaaagaaatgatctcACTGGCCTTGGGGCCTGCTCATACCCATGTATGGTTTATGAATGTCTGGGTAAAAGCAGCTCCTGTCAGGGGACCTACAAGAAAAGACAAGGGCTTTCCCCAGCTTCTGCCTTCAACAGAGTTTAGGCTCCTTGACCCACAGCAgaattttctgggttttctttttttagggagagagtgcTTGTTGGAAGGGTCATCAAGTTGACAGAAGGATCGTTTCCATTAACAGGAACATAGGGGTTGTCAAAAGCAGGAGGAATGTGTCTCAGTGCTAGATGACAGGCCCTGAGGATGGTCTCCTGCTTTCAGCTTCCAACTGAAGATGAGCATAATCCCACAGGGGATCAGTGTCCACCGCAGAAGTCAAATTCTCTCCTCTAAGAGTCTTGGTCTGCCCATCAGGAGTGACTGTCATCTTTCCAGAGGGGATACTCATCATTTCAGGGGTTATAGCCCTCTTTCCAAGGGGCTTGATCTTCCCTCCAGTGGTCCAAAGATGATTAGGAATCATAGACGTCTCTCCAAGGGTCTCAGTCCTCCCTTCCAGAGTGACAGTGTGCTTTTCAAAGGGCTTAGTTTCCCTCGTAGGGGTCATAATCCCGCCTCTGTGGCTTGTAGCTGTAATTTGAGACTTTCTATGGGTATTAATGGCTGGAGACTTGATTATAGTTGGCCTTTCAGGGCCAGTTCTTGGAGCATTCATAGCAGTTGAGAGCCAAAATTTTGGTGAAGGAGTTGAGATGAACTCTAGAGAAAATCATCAGAACAGGATGAGATGCCTACTGCTTCCTTCCCATCCTATTAATTACTGGCAGGACTACAACCACTCCAGGGCTGAAGTACCTGCTCCCAAAATCCAGAGTTGAAGGATCTCATAATACACCCACTTGAGGGCGTAAATAAAAGCCCACCACATAGAAGCCCTGCTCCTTCACTCCATCACGTTAACGTGACTCCAGACATCCATGGGCACTTGGCAGACTTACTACATTTCTGGTGAATGACCCCAGGGAGCTTGCCAGTTTTCTATGCTTAAAGCTACACTTTGGCCTCACTGCACATTCAGCCAGACCTTGCTGCCCCCCAAGGCCTAATAACAGAAACCTCCCATGTCCCCCATTGTAGGGGGCACTAGGAACAACACCAAGGGCAAGGGGGCCACTCTAGACAGCATTTTGTAAAGAACTGGGTTGGAGTCTCATCTCTGTCCCTGAGTAGCAGTGTTAGCTTTCTGAGCCCGTTTCTtagtctgtaaaatgaaggttaTAAATCATCTCAAAGGATGTTTCAGCTCCAGCATGCCAGGTTCCGTCTCCTAAATACCAGGGCAATCTCTACTATCAAAGAGATGTCAAGAGAAATCTGACTTCGTTTTCTGGCCCTTGTCCCATGAAAACAAGAGGAAGCCGCAGAGAAATAAACTGACCCATACTGAACACAAACTATGAGCCAGTAGTTTTCATTCCTTATCTCATTTAGTTCTTGTACTAATGTCATGAGTATAAGgatcattcctattttatagatagggaaaccaaagctcagaggaGTCACATGGAGCACGGCTCTAAACCCAGAAAATAGATTGTCCTGACATCAAAGTTTATTCTCTTCCCTTGATGTCATGCTGCCTCACCAAAGCCTTCAGATCTAACAGAAGGGACCCAGCCAGAGCCTGGTTATACAACTTCCAACCCCGGTTCCAGGCCATAGCTACTCACCAGTCTGCACCAGGAGACTATTCAACTTGCTGACAAGGGGGAAAGGGCCAGTGCCACAGAAAGTGCCCTTGGTGTCATCCAGGTCCAATGTCCACACCATGGCTCCCCCAAAATGCTCTCTCTTTATGAACATGGCCTGAAAATGTAGTAGTCAGTCAATCTGTACCCCAGACTGGGTACAACGGGAAAACACTGGAGACAGACCCTCGGAAACACTGCAGGAGCGGCAGAGACTGTGTCTGAATCCGACCTCTACTAATTCCTAGCTGAGGGATCTTGAAAAGGTCACACAAACCTTATGTGTctttggatgcctgggtggctcatttggttaagcatctgccttcagctcaggtcatggtcccagggtcttgggattgggtccctctccctctccttttacccctccccctgtttgtgtgctctctctctctctctctcaaataaataaataaaatattaaaagcaaaaacaacaacaaaaaccttatGTGTCTTAgttgcctcatttgtaaaaaaggGATAGTAACATTTCCAACATTTTTAGGGTCCAAAGAATTCCTCCACgtacatgctacagcatggatggacctcgaaGACATTACACTGAGTGCAAGAAGCCAGTCAcgaaagaacaaatactgtatgattccactcacagGAGGTATTTGGAGTAGTCCCATTCGTATAAATGGAAAGCTGAGCAgtgattaccaggggctgggggagacagGGATGGGGTTTCAGTCTGGGAAGAttagaaagttctggagatggaaggTGGTGATAGTTACACAATGACATGAATGCGCTAAGTGCTACTGAACTGGATGCCTAAAAATGGGTTAAGTGGCagattttatgttgtgtatattttgccacaattttaaatacagatttaaaaaaaaaagagttcctaCCTGCGAAATGTTTGCAGCAATACCTTGCAATTAGGAAatgttcataaatattaaaaactgtttCACCAAGATCTCAATGCtaatcaccattatcatcattgTAAATCAGAGATATGGctatattactttaaaatcacTTCCATATAACTTATCTCACAGTGATGctacaaagaacaaagaaactacattcacagataagaaaataaaggttTCTGTCCATGATTTCTAAAATCTCAGATATAACTAAGTGGCAGGGTTTAGACTCAAATCCAGGTCCCATTACTGCTTTGCTAGCGTTCTCTGTCATGGTTGATGGAAGAGATAGACTCCAGCATATCCACACAGCTGCACAAGTTGGCCAAATGAGTTGGCTCCTTTCTGAGATTTACTTGCCCCAAATGTAAAATAAGAAGAAGGAGGGACCCAAATAGAGTTCAGCTGAAACTGTGAAGATTCCGAGTTTTTATCCTGCTTACAAACGAACAAGTTGGCCTGCCGGGTTCATGTGTACGCATGCGCGAGCACACGATCTCTGCATCAGAGAAGGGACCGTTATTACTCACAGCAACACAACAGTCAGAATAGCACCTTGACTTTGATCCCCATGCCCCAGTTGCCCAGAGAATGACACGGCGAAGGCCAGATAGTCACCTGCACGTGCAGGAGAAGGATCCCAAAATCATGAGACTTGAGCTCATCTAGGACAGCTCGCAAATCAGACCCTTGTCCCCTCTGCAGAGATTGAGAGCTTCACTGGAATGCAGACAAGTCCTGTCTGGGGAGGGGACCTCTATAATCTCTGAACGTCAGCGAAGgctctggaggaggaggaaaggcagttttctatttttattacagCTGGTCTGCTTCCTTTGCTCAGAATGCCCAGACAGTGCAGGAACACTGGAGAAATTCAGGGATAGTTATCTCCCAATGATGATCTCTAAGGTTTCTTTCAGCTCTGGGATTCCGTGATGAAATCCCTTAATCACCCTCACACAGGGCTCTGTCCCCTTCTAGCTCTGCAAGGCACAGTGTGTCCTCTGGTCCCAAACCAGAGAAAGGTCTTGGAGGCTGAAAGCcactctctctacctctctcccgGCAGCAGGCTTGACCCAGTGATATGCACGGAAGAGGTACACGGTGAATGCTGTCCTCTCTGGTGCTTTCTACCCCaaatttccccccaaagaacACCTGACACCTGTCGCTTCTACAGCAGCTATAGTAGAGGAGATTGtgactttttttagaaaaagattttacttatttatgtgacagagagacagccagcaagagagggaacacaaacagggggagtgggagaggaagaagcaggctcccagcggaggagggagctcgatgaggggcttgatcccaggaccctgggatcacgccctgagccgaaggcagacgcttaaggactgagccacccaggcgccccaagactgtgACTTCTAATAAGACCCACTATCCAGGCAGTTGCTAAGTCCTGACAATTTCTCACTCAAAAATTATCTCCTCTTCCATCCACCTGGTCCAGACCCTCATTACCTTCCCTGCACACCTCTGCGTTCCTTAGAGCTTCCAAAATGCCAAACTGGTCCCAGCAGGATCACATGGGGACATACTAAGAACAGTTTCCCGATTCTTTCTAAGAGCCGCTAAATATTTGGGGGTGGAGCCAAGACCTTCTACATTTATCAAGTCTCCGGTGATTCCAAAGTAGAGGCAGGTTCGGAAATCACCAAAGCATGTTATTTCTGTTGTAATTCACTATAGAAACCTGCCCCGCTCACCTTCCTTCAACATTGCTTGCACAGGAGGGAAGCGATGGTCACAGTGAAGTTCTAAAGGTTTCAAACCTGCAGGACATATGCCTGCTCAGATACCCGATTTTGCCTTAAAATGCCTGCAAGAAGAAGGCCAAATACCTTCACCAGCATTCAAGTCCCTCTATAAACTGGTCTGCACTTTACTGCTTTCTCTTACACTTTACAAAAGCTCTCTGCCCCACCCAAACTCTTCTTTGAACGTACTTTGAATGAGCTTTCAGTACCCATTGAACCTCTCCCCAAGTCATTGCTTCCTCCTGCTGTTCACCTCcctcaggaagccctccctgactctcCTACCCTGACACACACCAGTGATATTCATGGAGGGCTTAGCGTGATCTACCTCATATTGGTATTTATCTGTTACGAAATGATCTGGtccaaacagaaaagaagaaactgttGCCAAAAATCTGGGTAAACTGAAAGAAGTCATGTCTCCCCTCAAAACCGAGATTCCTTCTCTTCAAAAGGAGAGCGTTACATAGACGGAATTAAGAAATCCCGGGTAGGTCAGGTATGCCTGAGACTCACCTGATCTGGTCAACCTCACCTTTTTATCCTCcacccagtacacacacacacacacacacacacacacacacacacacactgtacagATAAGAGCTTCGTGGGAGTCAGAAGGAAACAATATGCTGGAGAAAGAAAGGACCGGGGTCTTACCTTGTAATTGAAGCTGGTGGCATCGTCATAGCCAACCCACTCCTTCCCCTTGTAGGCATATGGGACATGCTGAAAATCAATCCAGCGCTTTGTCGCTCTCCGGAGAAAGGAGCAAATCTACCAGGAGGATCACCAGGTTAGTTCTGGAAAGTGCCATGGAGAGAAACACCAGCAGGCACACTGCTCTTTTCCCAGTGGTAAAGAATCCAAGGATCCCTCaccagggagggagaagatgcAGACCAAAGAGGGAGTGGGAAGCCCCTCATGGAagaccttctttctttcctgaacaAATTCCTACTAGAACACGTTCCTTTCTCTACTGTCTGCCAAGGAGTGGCTGACATCCTTAGATGCCAAATCAGGCTTTGCTAAACAATGCCAATGCCAAGCTACTAACGGTAACCTATCTGACCTTGACCACACCTGTATCTCTTCCAAAGAAGTTACCATAAACAAACCTCTCCTCTCTTCATTAGAAATCAGCAGGAAGGGCCCAGTCTCGGTAGTTATCAAACTAGCTTGTGAACCTCTAATAAATTTCGAGTTCTCAAAGGTAGGGAGAACTGGGTTGTTAcaatcagttgagcgtctgaGTGTCTACTGGGTGCCCGGCCTTGTGCTGGAAACCAGATGCCACAAAGAAGTCGAAGCATTCAAGCCAGTTGCAGAAGCTTATGTCTGaggccttttttctttcctttcttcctctttttggtTCTTTAAAGGTTCTATCAACATCTCTTTGCCCCGTAATGCCCTTCAAGAACATTATTTCCACCATGCCATGACTCGTAACCATGCTTCACTGGCTTagcaggaaaacatctccagccaGCCAGCACAGAGCAGAGACTGGGGAGACCCTGCACTTCCACTCCTACCTATAGCACCCACACACACCATGTGCCTCAGTACCTGCTACCCTCTGCTTGCGAGGCCCTTCCCTCTTACCATTCCTGCCCATCAGGATTCTTCCTGCGCTCCAAAGGCTCTGCTCTGGAGACCTTTCCAGATCCCTAAGTCACACCCCCTGTGTCTCTTACTGTCCTCTCTTGTGTTTAATATTCCCTTCAGTCCATGTCTCTTTCCTCCACTCAGTAGTAAGCTTTGTTGAGATGGAGAATAAGGGAATGGAACTGGGGTAAGAAGAAAGACTCTGTAGGAGGCAATGTCTTGGAATGGCTTCAGAATAATCTAgtagtgggagggaagggagtcgGGGAGCGAAGATGAAATGCAATTGGCCAGGAGTGGTTAGTGATTGAAGCTGGTGAGGGGTAGGtggtagtgggggagggggagaggaggttatcttatttttttacttttgcaaatgtttgaaattatacatatttcaaatatcattatttttatttaggccAGAGAGTCGTAAGTCAGGACTGACTTGTATAACAGGATTCTTTTGAGGGGTTCCCCTCCACTTGGACTCCACCCAGCCCCTCATGCCTTACAAGGGACTGAAATACCTTCccctaaagaaaaaggaaatatctcAGATAGTGGATTTCTCTTGCGCTGGTAAACCACTCCTTTGTCCTGTCTCCAGCCCTCAGCCTTGCCTCTGCCTGGTTGTCCTTGCTCTTGCCCTGGCCCAGGATGAAGAAGCCCTAACAGACAGACATCCCTACTCCTGTCACCTCATAATAAGCCAAGAAGCCAGCTTGCTTGGTGTACTTTCCCGGAGACGCGGGTCCCACAGCTTCGGCCTGCAGTCCGTTCTTAGAGACTTTGAGGAGGCGAAAGGTACGTCCGTAGGTGGGGAATCCCATGAGGAGCTTCTCTGGGGGTGCCCCCAGCTTTCGCCAGTAATTCATGGCATGTGCCTGTATGTAGGACGAACACAAATCCCTCCGTGTTACTGAGGGCCGATGGCCTGGGCTCAGGGCAGGTGTCTGGGCCCCTCGAGTTCTTTCCTTACCGAAGAGCTGGGGTCTCCAGACAGAGAGAACAGGGGGCTATTGTGCCCTGTGAACTTTTCCCAGCTTCCATGAAAGTCGTAAGACAAGACATTGATGAAATCCAGGAGTCTGAGAGGGCGAGAGGAGGAGACATGCAGGTTGGGCTAACTAGATTTTCAAATCAGATCACCAGATGACTAACCAGCTAACTAGTTGTGCACTGGCCGCATAAGCTTCCCTCCCGTTTCAGCCCGGGCTGCCTGCCTGTCTGCGTCATCTGCTTGAGATGGGCCACCGCAGCACACAGCCGACTAGGAACATCAGGACCCATGGCATCCTGACAGCTTCCGTGGAAGTAGGCAGTAGTCAGACAAGAAAACACATTCGTGGGGCGCCGGGgaggctcagtcaggtaagcgtctgccttcagctcaggtcatgatcttggggtcctgggatcgagtccagtcGGACTCCAgctcaccccctgcttgtgcttacactctctctctctcaaataaataaataaataaaatattttttaaaaatttaaaaaaagaaatacagccgTGCCCGACCCAAGTGCTCACAGGTGGCATAAATGGTCGTGAGGAAGGCAGCACTGCCCCACAACAGCTACAGAGCTTCTGTCCCCCAGCCTTCAAGGCACCGGTGAAACCATGGCTTCCAGAACACTTTCAGAATGAACAAATGTCAGTGAGCACTTACCAGTCACGGGCACCAAGGTGTACAAGGACTCCGTCATTTAATCTTAATAACTAAATTTTAGAGCTGAAGACGCCGAGACTCTGACAGGCTCACTAccttgcctaaggtcacccagCCGCCCGACGGGGACTCCCTCAGTCCTGCCTTCTAGTAAGACCAATGCTGACAGCCTCTATG
This window of the Ailuropoda melanoleuca isolate Jingjing chromosome 2, ASM200744v2, whole genome shotgun sequence genome carries:
- the OVGP1 gene encoding oviduct-specific glycoprotein; the protein is MGPGLVLVLKQCDGAAHKLVCYFTSWAQGRPSPASVLPRDLDPFLCTHLIFAFASMNDSQVVAKDPQDEITYPEFNKLKQRNRELRTLLSIGGWNFGTSRFTAMLSTLSNRERFIDSVISLLRKHKFDGLDLFFLYPGLRGSPKSDRWTFLLLIEELLFSFQKEALRTRRPRLLLSAAVSGDPYIIQTAYDVRSLGRLLDFINVLSYDFHGSWEKFTGHNSPLFSLSGDPSSSAHAMNYWRKLGAPPEKLLMGFPTYGRTFRLLKVSKNGLQAEAVGPASPGKYTKQAGFLAYYEICSFLRRATKRWIDFQHVPYAYKGKEWVGYDDATSFNYKAMFIKREHFGGAMVWTLDLDDTKGTFCGTGPFPLVSKLNSLLVQTEFISTPSPKFWLSTAMNAPRTGPERPTIIKSPAINTHRKSQITATSHRGGIMTPTRETKPFEKHTVTLEGRTETLGETSMIPNHLWTTGGKIKPLGKRAITPEMMSIPSGKMTVTPDGQTKTLRGENLTSAVDTDPLWDYAHLQLEAESRRPSSGPVI